A portion of the Bifidobacterium bifidum ATCC 29521 = JCM 1255 = DSM 20456 genome contains these proteins:
- a CDS encoding GNAT family protein, which yields MIRRYRPDAAEATMAVFRRPATGIASRDYNSEQIRAWAGHTGTPGQWNERRITVHTWVAETAKYPLEDPIRESSET from the coding sequence ATGATTCGCAGGTATCGGCCCGATGCCGCGGAGGCCACGATGGCGGTGTTCCGTCGGCCCGCGACCGGCATCGCCTCCCGGGATTACAACAGCGAACAGATTCGCGCATGGGCCGGGCATACCGGCACACCTGGGCAATGGAACGAACGCCGGATAACGGTGCACACATGGGTCGCCGAAACCGCGAAATATCCGCTCGAAGACCCCATACGGGAATCTTCCGAAACCTAG
- a CDS encoding MarR family winged helix-turn-helix transcriptional regulator, with amino-acid sequence MNDKALAELFYDAARISHQRETRRDHSLIYGSGQSRCLLTVSGLGPVSQRRLAAILGIRSASLSELLGKMEARGWVARTPHPEDGRTYLVALTEEGKAEAMRRRAADNGATGKLLEVLTAQQREQFAEILTVIKEHYQELDKQNL; translated from the coding sequence ATGAACGACAAAGCGCTGGCGGAGCTGTTCTATGATGCGGCGCGTATCAGCCATCAACGCGAAACACGACGCGACCATTCGCTGATATACGGCAGCGGCCAGTCGCGCTGCCTGCTGACCGTCAGTGGTCTCGGGCCGGTCAGCCAGCGCCGGCTCGCCGCGATCCTCGGTATACGGTCGGCATCGCTGAGCGAATTGCTCGGCAAAATGGAGGCGCGCGGATGGGTCGCGCGCACTCCCCATCCCGAAGACGGGCGCACCTATCTGGTCGCGCTCACCGAGGAGGGCAAGGCCGAGGCGATGCGCCGACGTGCGGCCGATAACGGAGCCACCGGTAAACTGCTCGAAGTGCTCACCGCTCAGCAGCGCGAACAATTCGCCGAAATCCTCACCGTGATCAAAGAGCACTACCAAGAGCTCGATAAGCAAAACCTTTAG
- a CDS encoding MerR family transcriptional regulator codes for MYTMKQTCEATGLAYETLKFYCNAGLVPNLKRDANNRRVFDDRNITWIKGLLCLHRCGLSIEEMRRYTELCFEGEPSIPERKQMLADKRARLVEQLAEIRDSIDFIDAKQRFYDGVLSGDIPYTSVLTPHPPR; via the coding sequence ATGTACACGATGAAGCAGACCTGCGAAGCGACCGGTCTCGCCTACGAGACGTTGAAGTTCTACTGCAACGCCGGTCTGGTGCCGAACCTCAAACGGGATGCCAACAACCGCCGCGTCTTCGACGACCGCAACATCACATGGATCAAAGGTCTGCTGTGCCTACACCGTTGCGGTCTGAGCATCGAAGAAATGCGCCGATACACTGAACTGTGCTTTGAAGGCGAGCCGAGCATCCCCGAGCGCAAGCAGATGCTCGCCGACAAGCGGGCGCGGCTGGTCGAGCAGCTCGCGGAGATTCGGGATTCCATCGACTTCATCGACGCCAAACAGCGCTTCTACGACGGCGTCCTGTCCGGCGACATCCCCTATACCAGCGTGCTCACCCCCCATCCGCCGCGCTAG
- a CDS encoding aldo/keto reductase produces the protein MEIITLRNGVDMPKLGYGVFQIAKDDTACCVADAIETGYRHIDTAQSYFNESEVGDGIKASGIDRKELFVTTKVWLEHYGYEQTLKSVEVSLRKLKTDYIDLLLLHQPFSDVYGSWHALEKLYKDGVVRAVGVSNFFPYRLADLIAFNEIAPMVNQIETNPFNQQVDAHAYMAEHGVVQEAWAPFGEGKSGMFTNPTLVAIGERHGKSPAQVILRWLMQRDIVALPKSTHKERMAQNIDIFDFTLTDDDMASIAALDTRTSLFFDHATPAAVERMATLVKERAGRE, from the coding sequence ATGGAGATCATCACCCTGCGCAATGGCGTCGACATGCCCAAGCTCGGCTACGGCGTCTTCCAGATCGCCAAGGACGACACCGCGTGCTGCGTCGCCGACGCCATCGAAACCGGCTACCGCCACATCGACACCGCACAGTCCTACTTCAACGAATCCGAGGTGGGCGACGGCATCAAGGCCAGCGGCATCGACCGAAAGGAGTTGTTCGTCACCACCAAGGTCTGGCTGGAACACTACGGCTACGAGCAGACGCTCAAATCGGTCGAGGTCTCGCTCAGGAAGCTCAAGACCGACTACATCGACCTGCTGCTGCTCCACCAGCCGTTCTCCGACGTGTACGGCTCATGGCACGCGCTCGAGAAGCTCTACAAGGACGGCGTGGTGCGCGCCGTCGGCGTGAGCAACTTCTTCCCGTACCGTCTCGCGGACCTCATCGCGTTCAACGAGATCGCGCCGATGGTCAACCAGATCGAGACCAATCCGTTCAACCAGCAGGTTGACGCGCACGCCTACATGGCAGAACACGGTGTGGTGCAGGAGGCGTGGGCGCCGTTCGGCGAAGGCAAGTCCGGCATGTTCACCAATCCGACGCTCGTCGCCATCGGCGAGCGGCACGGCAAGTCACCCGCCCAGGTGATTCTGCGCTGGCTCATGCAGCGCGACATCGTCGCATTGCCGAAGTCGACGCACAAGGAACGCATGGCGCAGAACATCGATATCTTCGACTTCACGCTGACGGACGACGACATGGCGTCGATCGCCGCGCTCGACACCCGCACCAGCCTGTTCTTCGACCACGCCACGCCCGCGGCTGTCGAACGAATGGCCACGCTGGTCAAAGAGCGCGCCGGACGGGAATGA
- a CDS encoding DJ-1/PfpI/YhbO family deglycase/protease, with the protein MAVENAKVLIIVNNWGIEETELTRPLRDLKAAGAAVTLAAATLDPCETVSHDRYEGETLTPDALLSDVNAGDYDLLVVPGGTCNVDRIRVNEDAIAIAQEFAHEGKPIAAICHGAWLLVNAGLIAGKTAAPCRYIRADIENAGGHYVDEQLHIDDANGWRLITSRKPADLDYFVDAIKKTLA; encoded by the coding sequence ATGGCCGTCGAGAACGCCAAGGTACTGATCATCGTGAACAATTGGGGCATCGAGGAAACCGAGCTGACCCGCCCGTTGCGTGACCTCAAGGCCGCAGGAGCCGCAGTGACGCTCGCCGCCGCGACGCTCGACCCGTGCGAAACAGTCAGCCACGACCGGTACGAGGGCGAGACGCTCACCCCGGACGCGCTGCTGTCAGACGTCAACGCCGGTGATTACGACCTGCTGGTGGTGCCCGGCGGCACCTGCAACGTCGACCGCATCCGCGTGAACGAGGACGCCATCGCAATCGCGCAGGAATTCGCCCACGAAGGCAAGCCGATCGCCGCGATCTGCCACGGCGCATGGCTGCTGGTCAATGCCGGACTCATCGCAGGGAAGACCGCCGCCCCCTGCCGCTACATTCGTGCCGATATCGAGAACGCGGGCGGCCATTACGTGGACGAGCAGCTGCACATCGATGACGCCAACGGCTGGCGCCTCATCACTTCCCGCAAGCCCGCCGACCTCGACTACTTCGTCGACGCCATCAAAAAGACCCTGGCCTGA
- a CDS encoding PP2C family serine/threonine-protein phosphatase, with translation MAKDLMLGIIGGMPADASMRQMQRAVDECFQARYRSHEAGIRVFADEPVERLQVNAVVYSARRHEAWLFGDCQIMVNGVQTPTTKDVDVLLGDLRAFTVLALREMQDGTPDVPISGSFGAPASDAAPKDPSRAMILPFLRLQSQFANKRGPFGYFVFDGFTDMTYPIRTVPVSPGDEVVLASDGYPLLRPTLDESERELQRLRSEDPDLIDRYRSTKGFQGRATFDDLTYLRFIA, from the coding sequence GTGGCGAAGGATCTGATGCTCGGCATCATCGGTGGCATGCCTGCGGATGCATCGATGCGACAGATGCAGCGGGCGGTTGACGAATGTTTCCAGGCCCGCTACCGCTCGCATGAGGCCGGAATTCGGGTGTTCGCGGATGAGCCAGTGGAACGTCTGCAGGTCAACGCAGTGGTATACAGCGCCCGGCGGCATGAGGCGTGGCTGTTCGGGGACTGCCAGATCATGGTCAATGGCGTGCAGACGCCGACGACCAAGGATGTCGATGTGTTGCTCGGTGATCTGCGCGCGTTCACGGTGCTTGCGCTGCGAGAGATGCAGGACGGCACGCCCGACGTCCCGATATCCGGCTCGTTCGGCGCACCGGCTTCCGATGCGGCGCCGAAGGACCCGTCGCGCGCGATGATACTGCCGTTCCTGCGGTTGCAATCGCAGTTCGCGAACAAACGAGGGCCGTTCGGCTACTTCGTGTTCGACGGGTTCACCGACATGACGTACCCCATCCGCACTGTGCCCGTCTCTCCCGGCGATGAGGTGGTGCTCGCGTCTGATGGCTATCCGCTGCTGCGGCCCACGCTCGACGAATCGGAACGCGAGCTGCAGCGGCTTCGCAGCGAAGATCCGGATCTGATTGACCGGTATCGGTCGACCAAGGGGTTTCAGGGTCGCGCGACTTTCGACGATCTCACATATCTGCGTTTCATCGCCTGA
- a CDS encoding Type 1 glutamine amidotransferase-like domain-containing protein — protein sequence MATMMLTSTLRGATGMIPHALPGLHGGRLAYITTAAAVEPWGFAHTMLTRRQLRQLGFRVTELDVSTAAAPDVRSTLSDADCIYVGGGNSFFLLQELRRTGADALLAERIADGIPYIGESAGSVIMSPDIGYCSIMDRTDRAPGLRDYKGLGLTDFHVVPHLGNPTMGQAARLIVERYSTELDLRALTDRQSLLVRDGGTTMLQS from the coding sequence ATGGCGACCATGATGCTCACATCGACGCTGCGCGGAGCCACAGGGATGATCCCGCATGCACTGCCCGGGCTGCACGGCGGTCGACTGGCGTACATCACGACCGCCGCGGCTGTAGAGCCATGGGGGTTCGCGCATACGATGCTGACCCGCCGCCAACTGCGTCAACTGGGATTCCGCGTCACTGAACTGGATGTTTCAACGGCCGCTGCCCCCGACGTGCGGAGCACCCTCTCGGACGCCGACTGCATATATGTCGGCGGCGGCAATTCGTTCTTTCTGCTGCAGGAACTGCGGCGGACCGGCGCGGATGCGCTGCTCGCCGAACGGATAGCCGACGGGATCCCGTATATCGGCGAATCAGCCGGTTCGGTCATCATGTCGCCGGACATCGGCTACTGCTCCATCATGGACCGCACGGATCGCGCCCCGGGTCTGCGCGACTACAAAGGACTCGGTCTGACGGATTTCCATGTGGTGCCGCATCTGGGCAATCCCACGATGGGTCAGGCGGCACGGCTCATCGTCGAACGGTATTCCACGGAGCTCGACCTACGCGCGCTCACTGACCGTCAATCACTGCTCGTCAGGGACGGCGGCACCACCATGTTGCAGTCATGA
- the aroA gene encoding 3-phosphoshikimate 1-carboxyvinyltransferase: MSETNNDNLWPAPTADGPLNATVTIPGSKSLSNRYLILAVLGAKPVTLVGLLRSRDTELMMGALSALGVRCDIDPENDTTVTVTPPESGRFSGNVGVYCGLAGTVMRFVPGLALFADAPVRFDGDDQAYARPMQPVLDGLEQLGARVEYHGEHGRLPFTITPPRHDGEQADDGSAAAKVSIDSSGSSQFISGLLLIGSRLPGGLELRHTGEKMPSLPHIRMTVADVNGAGGNATADEESRVWRVGHAALQLPERVVVEPDLSNAAPFLGAALIAGGTVRVPHWPVETTQPGGLLPGYLERMGARVSFPEEDGVRYCEVSGDGHVHGLGDFDLTAAGEIAPSLAAILAFADAPTRMLGIGHLRGHETNRLEALVTEITRIGGEARELEDGIEITPVPVERLHGEVMESYADHRMATFAAMIGLAVPGVRIVNVETTRKTLPDFVGMWTGMLER, encoded by the coding sequence ATGAGCGAAACGAACAATGACAACCTGTGGCCGGCCCCGACCGCTGACGGCCCGCTGAACGCGACCGTGACCATCCCCGGCAGCAAATCCCTGTCGAATCGGTACCTGATCCTCGCCGTGCTTGGCGCGAAGCCCGTCACGCTTGTCGGGCTGTTGCGCTCGCGCGACACCGAACTGATGATGGGAGCGCTGTCGGCGCTTGGTGTGCGCTGCGACATCGACCCGGAAAACGACACCACGGTCACGGTGACGCCGCCGGAATCCGGCCGATTCAGCGGCAATGTGGGCGTGTACTGCGGGCTCGCCGGCACGGTGATGCGTTTCGTGCCGGGGCTGGCGCTGTTCGCGGACGCCCCGGTGCGGTTCGATGGAGACGATCAGGCATACGCGAGGCCGATGCAGCCGGTTCTCGACGGGCTCGAACAGCTTGGCGCCCGCGTCGAATACCACGGCGAGCACGGCCGGCTGCCGTTCACCATCACGCCACCGCGTCATGATGGTGAACAGGCCGATGACGGTTCCGCTGCCGCCAAGGTGAGCATCGACTCGTCCGGCTCTTCACAGTTCATCTCCGGTCTGCTGCTGATCGGGTCGCGCCTGCCCGGTGGGCTGGAGTTGCGGCATACGGGGGAGAAGATGCCGAGCCTGCCGCATATCCGCATGACCGTCGCTGATGTGAACGGCGCGGGCGGCAATGCGACCGCTGATGAGGAGTCTCGCGTCTGGCGAGTCGGCCATGCCGCGTTGCAGCTGCCGGAACGCGTGGTCGTCGAACCTGACCTGTCGAATGCGGCGCCGTTCCTCGGTGCGGCTTTGATTGCCGGAGGCACGGTGCGCGTGCCGCACTGGCCTGTTGAGACCACCCAGCCCGGTGGACTGCTGCCGGGATATCTGGAACGCATGGGCGCGCGCGTCTCGTTCCCCGAAGAGGACGGCGTGCGGTATTGCGAGGTGAGTGGCGACGGCCATGTGCATGGTCTTGGTGATTTCGACCTGACCGCGGCAGGGGAGATCGCGCCGTCGCTCGCGGCGATACTGGCGTTTGCCGATGCTCCGACCCGTATGCTCGGCATCGGTCATCTGCGTGGTCATGAGACAAACCGTCTGGAGGCGCTGGTCACGGAGATCACGCGCATCGGGGGAGAGGCCCGCGAACTGGAGGATGGCATCGAGATCACTCCTGTGCCGGTTGAGCGTCTGCACGGTGAGGTGATGGAATCCTACGCTGATCACCGCATGGCGACGTTCGCCGCGATGATCGGGCTGGCCGTGCCGGGCGTCCGAATCGTCAATGTGGAGACCACGCGCAAGACACTGCCCGATTTCGTGGGCATGTGGACCGGCATGTTGGAGCGGTGA
- a CDS encoding acetate/propionate family kinase has protein sequence MAKTVLVINSGSSSIKYQLVDLESGEGLASGLVEKIGEPVDGHYKHEYNGEKHELEEPIHDHEQGLRRVLGFFKEYGPDLSEAGIVAVGHRVVQGGSLFPKPALVTDKTINAVKDLAVLAPLHNGPEAKGAEVMRALLPDVPQIFVFDSSFFFQLPKAASTYALNKEIADQYHIRRYGAHGTSHEFISSVVPGVIGKPAEGLKQIVLHIGNGASASAEVSGKPVETSMGLTPLEGLMMGGRTGDIDPAVVFHLIRNAHMNVDELDTLFNKRSGMMGMTGFGDLREVHRLVAEGNEDAKLALDVYVHRIVSYIGNYTYQMGGCDVITFTAGVGENDDIVRKMVCDKLAPFGVKLDEEKNAKRSKEPRIISTPDSSVIIAVIPTNEELAIARKSAEIAENGADTYGNTFTK, from the coding sequence ATGGCGAAAACCGTCCTTGTCATCAATTCCGGTTCCAGCTCTATCAAGTATCAGCTGGTCGATCTTGAGTCCGGCGAAGGTCTGGCCTCCGGTCTCGTCGAGAAGATCGGCGAACCGGTCGACGGTCACTACAAGCACGAGTACAACGGCGAGAAGCACGAGCTCGAAGAGCCGATCCACGACCACGAGCAGGGCCTCAGGCGCGTGCTCGGCTTCTTCAAGGAGTACGGACCGGACCTGTCCGAAGCAGGCATCGTCGCCGTCGGTCACCGTGTGGTTCAGGGCGGATCCCTCTTCCCGAAGCCGGCCCTCGTGACCGACAAGACCATCAACGCCGTCAAGGACCTGGCCGTGCTCGCCCCGCTGCACAACGGCCCGGAGGCCAAGGGCGCCGAAGTCATGCGCGCGCTGCTGCCCGACGTTCCGCAGATCTTCGTGTTCGATTCCTCCTTCTTCTTCCAGCTGCCGAAGGCGGCCAGCACCTACGCGCTGAACAAGGAGATTGCCGACCAGTACCACATCCGCCGTTACGGCGCCCACGGCACCTCGCACGAGTTCATCTCCTCCGTGGTCCCCGGCGTCATCGGCAAGCCGGCCGAAGGCCTCAAGCAGATCGTGCTGCACATCGGCAACGGAGCCTCCGCCTCCGCCGAGGTTTCCGGCAAGCCGGTCGAGACCTCCATGGGTCTGACCCCGCTTGAAGGCCTGATGATGGGCGGCCGCACCGGCGACATCGACCCGGCCGTGGTCTTCCACCTCATCCGCAACGCCCACATGAACGTGGACGAGCTCGACACCCTGTTCAACAAGCGCTCCGGCATGATGGGCATGACCGGCTTCGGCGACCTGCGCGAGGTTCACCGTCTGGTGGCCGAAGGCAACGAGGACGCCAAGCTGGCCCTCGACGTGTACGTGCACCGCATCGTCAGCTACATCGGCAACTACACCTACCAGATGGGCGGCTGCGACGTAATCACCTTCACCGCCGGCGTCGGCGAGAACGACGACATCGTGCGCAAGATGGTGTGCGACAAGCTCGCCCCGTTCGGCGTCAAGCTGGACGAGGAGAAGAACGCGAAGCGCTCCAAGGAGCCGCGCATCATCTCCACCCCGGACTCCTCCGTGATCATCGCCGTCATCCCGACGAACGAGGAGCTGGCCATCGCCCGCAAGTCCGCCGAAATCGCCGAGAACGGCGCGGACACTTACGGCAACACGTTCACCAAGTGA
- the pta gene encoding phosphate acetyltransferase, which produces MTTTNIYIASPEGANGRNVVAYGVLKALTTKFKTTVFRPAVSNHDHFTPILLNASNAGLGVALSTGLDIHQVRKDKEGSRGDIVAAFNDAMNVSRADAALIVGTDKSHVNDPTAYEFNANIAADLQAGVFLAVCTIDRWPDELKDTVRLSIEGMEAAGNKVLGIFVTGCEPRHSVSVKDTLADFGLPVWTIPQIPFTEASQADAALAAFQANVPTEEVLRAINVEIDFPITSYAFQYSLLGRAKANKKTIVLPEGEEDRIIKAADYLLEREIANLIIVGDKGAILARGAELGLTHLGKARFQAMDDENILKPMVAKLCELRAKKGMTEEQARKQLTDASYFGTMLVVLGYADGLVSGAVNSTANTVRPALQVIKTKPGQRLVSGAFLMCFKDHVTVFSDCAINLNPDAEQLAEIALQSAVTAKAFGIEPKVGMLSYSTLGSGKGPDVDIVEEATRIVKEKAPDLPVVGSIQFDAAWSPDVAATKAKGNDVAGHVNVFVFPDLCSGNIGYKAVQRSSGALAIGPVLQGLNKPVNDLSRGATVQDIINTIALTAIEAQ; this is translated from the coding sequence GTGACAACAACGAACATCTACATCGCAAGTCCTGAAGGCGCAAACGGACGCAACGTCGTGGCATACGGCGTGCTCAAGGCGCTGACCACCAAATTCAAGACCACCGTGTTCCGCCCCGCGGTCTCCAATCACGACCACTTCACCCCCATCCTGCTGAACGCCTCCAACGCCGGCCTCGGCGTCGCGCTGTCCACCGGACTGGACATTCACCAGGTGCGCAAGGACAAGGAAGGCTCCCGCGGCGACATCGTCGCGGCGTTCAACGACGCGATGAACGTGTCCCGCGCGGACGCGGCGCTCATCGTCGGCACCGACAAGTCGCACGTCAACGACCCGACCGCCTACGAGTTCAACGCGAACATCGCCGCCGACCTGCAGGCCGGCGTCTTCCTCGCCGTGTGCACCATCGATCGTTGGCCTGACGAGCTCAAGGACACCGTCCGTCTCTCCATCGAAGGCATGGAGGCCGCCGGCAACAAGGTGCTGGGCATCTTCGTGACGGGCTGCGAGCCGCGCCACTCCGTCTCGGTCAAGGACACGCTCGCGGACTTCGGGCTGCCGGTGTGGACGATCCCCCAGATCCCGTTCACCGAAGCGTCACAGGCCGATGCGGCGCTCGCCGCCTTCCAGGCGAACGTGCCGACCGAAGAGGTCCTGCGGGCCATCAACGTCGAGATCGACTTCCCGATCACCTCGTACGCCTTCCAGTACAGCCTGCTCGGCCGCGCCAAGGCGAACAAGAAAACGATCGTGCTGCCCGAAGGCGAAGAGGACCGCATCATCAAGGCGGCCGACTACCTGCTGGAGCGCGAGATCGCGAACCTCATCATCGTGGGCGACAAGGGCGCGATCCTCGCCCGGGGCGCGGAACTCGGTCTGACCCATCTGGGCAAGGCGCGCTTCCAGGCCATGGACGACGAGAACATCCTCAAGCCCATGGTCGCCAAGCTGTGCGAGCTGCGCGCCAAGAAGGGCATGACCGAAGAGCAGGCCCGCAAGCAGCTGACCGACGCGAGCTATTTCGGCACGATGCTCGTCGTGCTCGGTTACGCCGACGGTCTGGTGTCCGGCGCGGTCAACTCCACCGCAAACACCGTGCGTCCGGCGCTGCAGGTCATCAAGACCAAGCCCGGGCAGAGGCTCGTCTCCGGCGCCTTCCTGATGTGCTTCAAGGACCACGTGACCGTGTTCTCCGACTGCGCCATCAACCTCAACCCGGACGCCGAACAGCTCGCGGAGATCGCGCTGCAGTCCGCCGTGACCGCCAAGGCGTTCGGCATCGAGCCCAAGGTCGGCATGCTCTCCTACTCCACCCTCGGCTCCGGCAAGGGGCCGGACGTGGACATCGTCGAAGAGGCCACGCGAATCGTCAAGGAGAAGGCTCCGGACCTGCCCGTCGTCGGCTCCATCCAGTTCGACGCCGCATGGTCGCCCGACGTGGCAGCCACCAAGGCCAAGGGCAACGACGTGGCCGGACACGTCAACGTGTTCGTGTTCCCCGACCTGTGCTCCGGCAACATCGGCTACAAGGCCGTGCAGCGTTCCTCCGGGGCGCTCGCCATCGGCCCCGTGCTGCAGGGCCTCAACAAGCCCGTCAACGACCTCTCACGCGGTGCGACGGTGCAGGACATCATCAACACCATCGCATTGACCGCCATCGAGGCCCAGTGA
- a CDS encoding DUF4339 domain-containing protein translates to MATSGQFNADSLVWKNGMSEWGKAGTIDELKSMFVVMPPIPPVE, encoded by the coding sequence ATGGCTACTTCAGGTCAGTTCAATGCTGATAGTTTGGTATGGAAAAATGGAATGTCTGAGTGGGGTAAGGCAGGCACTATTGATGAATTAAAATCAATGTTTGTTGTTATGCCACCTATTCCTCCGGTTGAATAA
- a CDS encoding zinc-ribbon domain-containing protein → MAFCINCGQELAEGAKFCASCGNAVDASQNGAKEQRKTVYDGELHKCTTKVKAETADYVGRLRIQREEGQYAMHKQTQSANIGAFRVEKQAEVGIAGAEALGHMGENGAGGVDLGNGSAGLNPAAMMAGMALGGAVSHNIAGIMNNSMAGINQTTPSGATPPPVPVVAYHIAVNGQATGPF, encoded by the coding sequence ATGGCTTTTTGCATTAACTGCGGGCAAGAACTTGCGGAGGGAGCAAAATTCTGCGCCAGTTGTGGTAATGCGGTAGATGCATCGCAAAATGGTGCAAAAGAACAAAGAAAAACCGTTTATGACGGAGAATTACATAAATGCACAACTAAAGTTAAGGCCGAAACCGCTGACTATGTAGGAAGATTACGTATTCAGCGTGAAGAGGGACAATATGCTATGCATAAGCAAACTCAATCTGCCAATATTGGTGCGTTTCGGGTTGAAAAACAGGCTGAAGTCGGTATTGCCGGTGCTGAGGCCCTGGGACATATGGGTGAAAACGGTGCAGGTGGAGTTGATTTAGGAAACGGCAGCGCAGGGCTTAATCCTGCCGCTATGATGGCGGGAATGGCTCTCGGCGGTGCTGTCAGTCATAATATTGCCGGAATTATGAACAACTCAATGGCTGGTATTAATCAAACCACACCGAGCGGAGCAACACCTCCACCCGTTCCTGTTGTTGCATATCACATTGCGGTGAACGGGCAAGCAACCGGACCTTTTTGA
- the guaA gene encoding glutamine-hydrolyzing GMP synthase, translated as MANGPVLVVDFGAQYAQLIARRVREANVYSELVPHSMPVDEMLAKDPQAIILSGGPASVFEPGAPRVDPKLFDAGVPVLGICYGFQAMAYALGADVDKAALGEYGKTDTTIDKTDGLLAGSPAEQDTWMSHGVAVKTAPAGFEVLAHTEGAPVAAMQDESRKLYGVQWHPEVKHTPFGQKLIETFLHQCAGLPDNWDASSIIEDQVAKIREKVGDAEVICGLSGGVDSAVAAALVHKAIGDQLTCVFVDHGLLRKGEVEQVKHDFVAATGIRLITVDAADDFLEALKGVSEPERKRKIIGEKFIRTFEKAQRQVLEEAGARGKEVKFLVQGTLYPDVVESGGGDGAANIKSHHNVGGLPKDIKFQLIEPLRTLFKDEVRAIGTELGLPDEIVWRQPFPGPGLGIRIIGEITRERLDLLREADAIAREELSRAGLDRDIWQCPVVLLADVHSVGVQGDERTYGSPIVLRPVSSEDAMTADWSRVPYDVLATISTRITNECRQINRVVLDCTSKPPATIEWE; from the coding sequence ATGGCTAACGGCCCGGTGCTTGTCGTCGATTTCGGCGCCCAATACGCGCAGCTCATCGCCCGTCGCGTGCGCGAGGCGAACGTGTATTCGGAGCTTGTCCCCCATTCCATGCCGGTAGACGAGATGCTCGCCAAGGACCCGCAGGCCATCATCCTGTCCGGCGGCCCCGCATCCGTATTCGAGCCCGGCGCCCCGCGCGTCGACCCCAAGCTGTTCGACGCCGGCGTGCCCGTGCTCGGCATCTGCTACGGCTTCCAGGCCATGGCGTACGCGCTCGGCGCCGACGTCGACAAGGCCGCGCTCGGCGAATACGGCAAGACCGACACGACCATCGACAAGACGGACGGGCTGCTCGCCGGCTCCCCGGCCGAGCAGGACACGTGGATGAGCCACGGCGTCGCCGTCAAGACCGCGCCCGCCGGCTTCGAAGTGCTCGCCCACACCGAGGGCGCGCCCGTCGCCGCCATGCAAGACGAGTCCCGCAAGCTCTACGGCGTGCAGTGGCACCCCGAGGTCAAGCACACCCCCTTCGGCCAGAAGCTCATCGAGACGTTCCTCCACCAGTGCGCCGGCCTGCCCGACAACTGGGACGCCTCCTCCATCATCGAGGACCAGGTCGCCAAGATCCGCGAGAAGGTCGGCGACGCCGAAGTGATCTGCGGCCTGTCCGGCGGTGTCGACTCCGCAGTCGCCGCCGCCCTCGTCCACAAGGCCATCGGCGACCAGCTCACCTGCGTGTTCGTCGACCACGGCCTGCTGCGCAAAGGCGAGGTCGAGCAGGTCAAGCACGACTTCGTCGCCGCCACCGGCATCCGACTGATCACCGTCGACGCCGCCGACGACTTCCTCGAAGCGCTCAAGGGCGTCTCCGAGCCCGAGCGCAAGCGCAAGATCATCGGCGAGAAGTTCATCCGCACCTTCGAGAAAGCCCAGCGTCAGGTCCTCGAAGAAGCCGGCGCCCGCGGCAAGGAAGTCAAGTTCCTCGTGCAGGGCACCCTCTACCCCGACGTCGTCGAATCCGGCGGCGGCGACGGCGCGGCCAACATCAAGTCCCACCACAACGTCGGCGGGCTCCCCAAGGACATCAAGTTCCAGCTCATCGAACCGCTGCGCACCCTCTTCAAGGACGAGGTGCGCGCCATCGGCACCGAGCTCGGCCTGCCTGACGAGATCGTCTGGCGCCAGCCCTTCCCCGGTCCGGGCCTGGGCATCCGCATCATCGGCGAAATCACCAGGGAACGCCTCGACCTGCTGCGCGAGGCCGACGCCATCGCCCGCGAAGAGCTCTCCCGCGCCGGCCTCGACCGCGACATCTGGCAGTGCCCGGTCGTGCTACTCGCCGACGTTCACTCGGTGGGCGTCCAAGGCGACGAGCGCACCTACGGCTCCCCCATCGTCCTGCGCCCGGTCAGCTCGGAGGACGCCATGACCGCCGACTGGTCGCGCGTGCCCTACGACGTGCTCGCCACCATCTCCACCCGCATCACCAACGAGTGCCGCCAGATCAACCGCGTCGTCCTCGACTGCACGTCCAAGCCGCCGGCAACGATCGAGTGGGAATAA